GAGAACTTCAGCCATGGGAATGCTCCTGCGAATGCGAAGAGGTCAGGGGGGTGTCGAGGTGACCGAAGCTCTTAGATGAACTTCTGGCCGGCCAGGAACTCGGCCAGCTGCTTGCCGCCCTCGCCCTCGTCCTTGACGATCGTGCCGGCGGTGCGCTCCGGGCGCTTGGTCGCGGAGTCGACTGCGGTCCAGGCGCCCTCGAGGCCGACCTCTTCGGCCTCCAGGTCCAGGTCCGACAGGTCCCAGGCCTCGACCGGCTTCTTCTTGGCGGCCATGATGCCCTTGAACGACGGGTAGCGGGCCTCGCCCGACTGGTCCGTCACCGAGACGAGCGCGGGGAGGGAGGCCTCCAGCTGCTCGCTCGCGGAGTCGCCGTCGCGGCGGCCCGTCACGGTGCCGTCCTCGACCTTGACCTCGGAGAGCAGGGTGACCTGCGGGACGCCCAGGCGCTCGGCCAGGATCGCCGGGAGGACGCCCATGGCGGCGTCGGTGGACGCCATGCCGGTGATGACCAGGTCGTAGCCGGCCTTCTCGATCGCCTTGGCCAGCACCAGCGAGGTGCCCATGACGTCGGTGCCGTGCAGGTCGTCGTCCTCGACGTGGATGGCCTTGTCGGCGCCCATCGAGAGCGCCTTGCGCAGCGCGTCCTTGGCGTC
This region of Streptomyces sp. NBC_00513 genomic DNA includes:
- a CDS encoding electron transfer flavoprotein subunit beta/FixA family protein; protein product: MSLRIVVCVKYVPDATGDRHFADDLTVDRDDVDGLLSELDEYAVEQALQIADEADDAEITVLTVGPEDAKDALRKALSMGADKAIHVEDDDLHGTDVMGTSLVLAKAIEKAGYDLVITGMASTDAAMGVLPAILAERLGVPQVTLLSEVKVEDGTVTGRRDGDSASEQLEASLPALVSVTDQSGEARYPSFKGIMAAKKKPVEAWDLSDLDLEAEEVGLEGAWTAVDSATKRPERTAGTIVKDEGEGGKQLAEFLAGQKFI